From a single Capsicum annuum cultivar UCD-10X-F1 chromosome 12, UCD10Xv1.1, whole genome shotgun sequence genomic region:
- the LOC107849564 gene encoding short chain aldehyde dehydrogenase 1, which translates to MANYNSLPSPIAKRLEGKVALITGGASGIGAATVRFFVQHGAKVTIADIQDNLGTSLVQEIGTEHTIFVHCNVAIESDVQNCVDLTIAKFGKLNIMFSNAGIADKSISSILGVDYNAIKNVFDVNVAGAFFCAKHAARVMIPAKIKGSIILTASAATVVYGLVPHAYAASKSAVLGLSKNIGVELGKYGIKVNCVSPHYIGTPLTLNALGIAERETAEKWFAEGGSLKEALLDEEEVAKAVLYLASDDSKYVSGINLVIDGGYSTTNVALAEAYKKLFPSVTTNEAM; encoded by the exons ATGGCCAACTATAATTCTCTTCCATCACCAATAGCCAAAAG GCTAGAAGGTAAGGTAGCACTTATAACTGGTGGTGCTAGTGGCATAGGAGCAGCAACAGTTAGGTTTTTTGTTCAACATGGTGCAAAGGTTACAATTGCAGACATTCAGGACAACCTTGGAACTTCCTTAGTACAAGAAATTGGCACAGAACATACAATTTTTGTCCACTGCAATGTCGCAATTGAATCAGACGTCCAAAATTGTGTTGATTTAACAATTGCCAAATTTGGTAAGCTCAACATAATGTTCAGTAACGCTGGTATAGCGGATAAGTCAATTTCTAGCATCTTAGGGGTAGATTATAACGCAATCAAAAACGTATTTGATGTAAACGTTGCTGGTGCCTTCTTTTGCGCAAAACATGCTGCTAGAGTGATGATTCCGGCCAAAATAAAAGGTTCCATTATATTAACAGCAAGTGCTGCGACAGTGGTCTATGGTCTTGTCCCACATGCATATGCGGCATCAAAAAGTGCAGTCTTAGGACTCTCCAAGAACATAGGAGTCGAATTAGGGAAATACGGAATAAAAGTTAATTGTGTTTCTCCGCATTACATTGGCACACCACTTACGTTGAACGCGCTCGGAATAGCTGAGAGAGAAACGGCGGAGAAATGGTTTGCAGAAGGAGGAAGTCTGAAAGAAGCATTACTAGATGAAGAGGAAGTGGCAAAGGCAGTATTGTACTTAGCGAGTGATGATTCTAAATATGTGAGTGGTATAAATCTTGTTATTGATGGTGGCTATAGTACTACTAATGTGGCTTTAGCTGAAGCCTACAAGAAATTGTTCCCATCAGTTACTACCAATGAAGcaatgtaa